A part of Larkinella insperata genomic DNA contains:
- a CDS encoding PPK2 family polyphosphate kinase yields MTESLALAIEQFRFSGHESKKFSIADAPTKIDDLYENKEHYEIILRNLTSELNEFQETMFAHNRYGMVTIFQAMDAAGKDSTIQHVFSGVNPLGLRVHSFKRPNDAELDHDFLWRSMINLPERGTIGIFNRSYYEEVLVVKVHPDILTQSQRLPDERTANLDKLWKQRYKDIRNFETYLIRNGFPVLKFFLNVSKKEQAERLISRIEDPSKNWKFDNQDVVERGFWKQYMQAYEEAINETATEKAPWYIIPADDKKNMRLIVAKVVAETLRSLKMEYPKVTKEQQKNLQDLVDVINRAD; encoded by the coding sequence ATGACTGAGTCCCTAGCGCTAGCCATTGAACAGTTCCGTTTCTCGGGCCACGAATCTAAGAAATTTTCCATCGCTGACGCCCCCACAAAAATCGACGATCTATACGAAAATAAGGAGCATTACGAGATTATACTGCGCAACCTGACGTCCGAACTGAATGAGTTCCAGGAAACCATGTTTGCCCACAACCGCTACGGAATGGTTACGATTTTTCAGGCGATGGATGCCGCCGGCAAAGACAGCACCATCCAGCATGTTTTTTCGGGGGTTAATCCGCTGGGGTTGCGTGTGCATTCGTTCAAACGGCCCAACGACGCGGAACTGGATCACGATTTTCTCTGGCGTAGCATGATCAACCTGCCCGAACGGGGCACCATCGGTATTTTCAACCGTTCGTATTACGAAGAGGTACTGGTCGTTAAAGTCCATCCCGATATTTTAACCCAGAGCCAGCGGTTACCCGACGAACGAACCGCCAACCTGGATAAACTCTGGAAGCAACGCTACAAGGACATCCGGAATTTCGAAACCTACCTGATTCGCAACGGCTTTCCGGTGCTGAAATTTTTCCTGAACGTATCGAAAAAAGAACAGGCCGAACGGCTGATTTCCCGAATCGAAGACCCGTCGAAAAACTGGAAATTCGACAACCAGGACGTAGTCGAACGCGGCTTCTGGAAACAATACATGCAGGCTTACGAAGAAGCGATCAACGAAACCGCCACCGAAAAAGCGCCCTGGTACATCATTCCGGCCGACGACAAGAAAAACATGCGGCTAATTGTGGCTAAAGTCGTGGCCGAAACGCTGCGGAGCCTGAAAATGGAGTATCCGAAGGTGACCAAAGAACAGCAGAAAAATCTCCAGGATCTGGTTGATGTCATCAATCGGGCAGACTAA